In the Lascolabacillus massiliensis genome, one interval contains:
- the rlmN gene encoding 23S rRNA (adenine(2503)-C(2))-methyltransferase RlmN, producing MESKQYLLGMTLAEITESVLELNLPKFTGKQIADWIYVKRVKSIDEMTNISLKNREILSENFDIGRSDPLDVKTSVDGTRKMLFRTHNGKFIETVTIPEDDRLTICVSSQVGCRMNCDFCMTGKQGLQDNLTAGEILNQVYSVPDSEDITNLVFMGMGEPLDNYKNVKKASELLMAEYGLAWSPKRITLSSIGLTSNLKRFLDDSRCHLAISLHNPIPEERLSIMPIEKSAPITSVIDLLRDYDWSHQRRLSFEYIMFDGVNDSPLYARELAKLLNGLDCRINLIRFHVIPMSKLRPSTDENMIKFRDTLSSKGFICTIRASRGEDIFAACGMLSTSKFGNKS from the coding sequence ATGGAGTCAAAACAATATTTACTAGGCATGACGCTTGCCGAAATAACAGAAAGCGTACTGGAATTAAACCTCCCTAAGTTTACCGGTAAACAGATAGCAGATTGGATTTATGTAAAGCGAGTGAAATCAATAGACGAAATGACCAACATCTCGCTGAAAAATAGAGAAATTCTTTCTGAGAATTTTGATATTGGCAGATCTGACCCTCTGGATGTAAAGACTTCAGTTGATGGAACACGCAAAATGCTGTTCAGAACTCACAATGGCAAGTTTATTGAGACTGTTACAATACCTGAAGATGACCGATTAACAATTTGTGTTTCATCGCAAGTAGGATGTCGTATGAATTGCGATTTCTGTATGACAGGTAAACAGGGCCTGCAAGACAATCTGACCGCTGGAGAGATTCTCAACCAGGTTTATTCTGTACCTGACTCTGAAGATATTACCAACCTTGTTTTTATGGGAATGGGCGAACCTTTGGATAATTATAAGAATGTAAAGAAAGCTTCTGAACTGCTAATGGCGGAGTACGGACTTGCATGGAGTCCAAAAAGAATAACTCTTTCTTCAATTGGATTAACTTCCAATCTCAAAAGATTTCTTGATGATAGCAGATGCCACCTTGCAATCAGTCTTCACAACCCTATACCGGAGGAGCGATTATCAATAATGCCTATAGAGAAATCTGCTCCAATTACTTCAGTGATAGACCTTCTACGTGATTATGACTGGAGTCATCAACGCCGCTTATCATTTGAATATATAATGTTTGATGGGGTTAATGATTCACCTCTTTATGCCAGAGAACTTGCTAAATTGCTTAATGGATTGGATTGCAGAATCAACCTCATTCGTTTCCATGTTATTCCTATGAGTAAGCTTAGACCTTCAACAGATGAAAACATGATTAAATTTCGTGATACACTTTCATCAAAAGGTTTTATCTGCACAATTCGTGCATCTAGAGGTGAAGATATTTTCGCAGCATGCGGTATGCTTTCAACCTCGAAGTTTGGTAATAAGAGTTGA
- a CDS encoding DUF4837 family protein encodes MKHLVGLLSLLASIIFLSSCNGGSGFFSASGATNEVMVIMDDSSWEGTSGRALFDVLNSNTKGLPQPEPNFRILHITPENFTSTFKMARNIIIPVISEMYSQPKLEAELDTYANGQVIMNIKAPDSISFAEYVTENKDVIVNYFIEKELERNAKWLKSEIKIPVVRAQQMFGINIHFPKGLSNYEEFNNFLWATNNAGRGRQDIVIYQFPYTSETIFEKDSLIKVRNEVLGKYIKGSFDSQMSTSTAYPPDYRRFVVDGVFRAELRGLWEMTTDMMGGPFVMHAFVNENTGMVIVVETYVYAPESNKRNLMRNLEATLYTISLPKPEEAIIEG; translated from the coding sequence ATGAAACATCTGGTAGGTTTACTATCTCTTTTAGCATCAATTATTTTTTTGTCTTCATGTAACGGCGGTAGTGGTTTTTTTTCTGCTTCAGGGGCTACAAACGAAGTTATGGTAATCATGGATGATTCTTCATGGGAGGGAACTTCAGGAAGAGCTCTATTTGATGTGCTTAATTCAAATACAAAAGGTTTACCGCAACCTGAGCCAAACTTCAGGATTCTTCATATTACACCTGAAAATTTCACTAGTACATTTAAGATGGCAAGAAATATAATAATTCCTGTAATTTCAGAGATGTACAGTCAACCAAAACTTGAAGCAGAACTCGATACTTATGCAAATGGTCAGGTAATAATGAACATAAAGGCACCTGACAGCATCTCATTTGCTGAATATGTTACAGAAAATAAAGATGTTATCGTAAACTATTTTATCGAAAAGGAGCTTGAACGCAACGCAAAATGGTTAAAGAGTGAGATCAAAATTCCAGTTGTACGTGCTCAGCAAATGTTTGGTATTAACATCCACTTCCCAAAAGGATTGTCGAATTATGAGGAGTTTAATAACTTCCTATGGGCTACAAACAATGCTGGAAGAGGTCGTCAGGATATAGTAATTTATCAGTTTCCATACACCTCTGAAACTATTTTCGAAAAAGATTCACTTATTAAAGTACGAAATGAAGTATTAGGTAAATATATAAAAGGATCATTTGATTCTCAGATGTCAACATCAACTGCATATCCGCCAGATTACAGGAGGTTTGTTGTAGACGGAGTATTCCGTGCCGAATTGAGAGGATTGTGGGAAATGACAACAGATATGATGGGAGGTCCGTTTGTTATGCATGCTTTCGTGAATGAAAATACTGGAATGGTTATTGTTGTGGAAACATATGTATACGCACCGGAAAGCAATAAACGAAACCTAATGCGTAATCTTGAGGCCACATTGTATACCATTAGTTTGCCAAAACCCGAAGAAGCTATTATTGAAGGATAG
- the ilvN gene encoding acetolactate synthase small subunit, with protein sequence MEDNKTLYTLTIFSENTVGILNQITTIFTRRQLNIETLSVSPSAIKGIHKFTITTFSNDEEVMKKLVRLIDKRVDILKAYYNTDEDLVHQELALYKLATEKVLEHGSIEYLVRKYNVRILEISNDCIVFLKAGHYIETQSLFEELAEKIGVLQFVRSGRIAITKSKVERLSDMLSKRELSNKSGDKQLSSIHGYTD encoded by the coding sequence ATGGAAGACAATAAAACATTGTATACATTGACCATTTTCTCAGAGAATACGGTGGGTATACTAAACCAGATAACAACAATTTTTACACGCAGACAGTTGAATATAGAAACTCTTTCTGTATCTCCTTCAGCAATTAAAGGTATTCATAAATTTACTATTACAACTTTTTCTAATGATGAGGAGGTAATGAAAAAACTTGTACGTCTTATCGATAAAAGAGTTGATATTCTAAAAGCATATTATAACACAGATGAAGATCTTGTTCACCAGGAACTGGCTCTTTATAAGTTGGCTACTGAAAAAGTACTTGAGCATGGTTCAATTGAATATCTGGTAAGAAAGTACAATGTTAGGATTCTGGAAATCTCTAATGACTGTATAGTCTTTCTAAAAGCAGGTCATTACATTGAAACTCAGAGTCTTTTTGAAGAATTGGCCGAGAAGATTGGTGTTCTACAGTTTGTACGTTCAGGAAGGATAGCTATCACAAAATCAAAAGTTGAGAGATTGAGCGATATGTTGTCGAAAAGGGAACTATCAAATAAGAGTGGAGATAAACAATTAAGCAGTATACATGGTTATACAGATTAA
- the ilvC gene encoding ketol-acid reductoisomerase, whose amino-acid sequence MAKMNFGGVEENVVTREEFPLSKAQEVLKDEIIAVIGYGVQGPGQSMNLRDNGFNVIVGQRKESKTWDKAVTDGWVPGETLFEIEEACERATIIQYLLSDAAQIALWDTVKKHLTPGKALYFSHGFGITYKERTGIIPPADVDVILVAPKGSGTSLRRMFLEGRGLNSSYAIFQDATGKAYDRVVALGIGVGSGYLFETDFKREVFSDLTGERGTLMGAIQGLLLAQYEVLRENGHTPSEAFNETVEELTQSLMPLFAEKGMDWMYANCSTTAQRGALDWMGPFHDATKPVFEKLYKEVANGNEAQRSIDSNSQPDYRVKLEEELRALRESEMWQTGAVVRKLRPENN is encoded by the coding sequence ATGGCAAAAATGAATTTTGGCGGAGTAGAAGAAAATGTAGTAACCCGCGAAGAATTTCCTTTGAGTAAAGCTCAGGAAGTGTTAAAGGATGAAATAATTGCAGTTATAGGTTATGGTGTTCAGGGTCCCGGTCAATCGATGAACCTGCGTGATAACGGATTTAATGTAATTGTTGGACAACGTAAAGAAAGCAAGACATGGGACAAAGCAGTAACCGATGGGTGGGTTCCTGGAGAAACTCTATTCGAAATTGAAGAAGCTTGTGAGAGAGCTACAATTATTCAATATCTACTGTCTGATGCTGCCCAGATCGCATTGTGGGATACTGTAAAGAAACATTTGACACCCGGTAAAGCACTTTATTTCTCACATGGTTTTGGAATTACTTATAAAGAACGAACAGGAATAATTCCACCTGCAGATGTAGATGTTATTTTGGTTGCACCAAAAGGCTCAGGGACCAGTCTTCGCAGAATGTTTCTTGAAGGACGTGGTCTGAATTCCAGCTATGCTATATTTCAGGATGCAACTGGCAAAGCGTATGATCGCGTTGTTGCATTAGGAATTGGTGTTGGTTCAGGATATCTATTTGAAACAGATTTTAAACGAGAAGTTTTTTCTGACCTAACAGGAGAGCGTGGTACTTTGATGGGTGCAATTCAGGGATTGTTGCTTGCACAATATGAAGTTCTTCGTGAAAACGGTCATACTCCTTCTGAAGCATTCAATGAGACAGTTGAAGAACTTACTCAATCTCTTATGCCTCTGTTTGCTGAAAAAGGAATGGACTGGATGTATGCAAACTGTTCAACAACTGCACAACGTGGTGCATTAGACTGGATGGGACCATTTCACGATGCTACAAAACCTGTTTTTGAAAAGCTTTATAAAGAGGTGGCAAATGGTAACGAGGCTCAGCGTTCTATTGATAGTAACTCTCAGCCTGATTATCGAGTAAAGCTTGAAGAGGAGCTGAGAGCACTTCGCGAGAGTGAGATGTGGCAAACTGGTGCTGTAGTACGTAAACTCAGACCAGAGAACAACTGA
- the pdxA gene encoding 4-hydroxythreonine-4-phosphate dehydrogenase PdxA, with protein MSELIKVGITHGDVNGVGYEIMFKTFSDIRLLELFNPIIYGSSKSASYHRKVLNNNTVNFNIINSVEESREGKINLLNCVKDETRIDIGKPSAEAGESSYIALECAVKDLQEKKIDVLVTLPINKDSIQSEQFNFPGHTEYLEERFAAEGEKALMIMATQNMRVALVTTHIPLKDVSASLSKELIAEKIRTLNNTLKRDFSIDAPRIAVLGLNPHAGENGMLGNEENEIIAPVIREAQEEWILCAGPYPPDGFFGSGRFKEFDAILAMYHDQGLIPFKTMAMDMGVNYTAGLPIVRTSPDHGTAYDIAGKNEASDESFRQAIYMAIDIYRNRHNYDEARKNPLKKLFYDRGRDDEKLDLMKEE; from the coding sequence ATGTCAGAGCTAATTAAAGTAGGCATTACACATGGGGATGTCAATGGTGTTGGATACGAAATAATGTTTAAGACATTTTCAGATATTCGATTGCTTGAATTATTTAATCCAATAATATACGGATCATCTAAATCTGCATCCTATCATCGTAAGGTGCTAAATAACAATACAGTAAATTTTAATATAATTAATAGTGTTGAAGAGTCAAGAGAGGGGAAGATAAATCTTTTAAATTGTGTAAAAGATGAAACTCGCATTGACATTGGTAAACCTTCAGCAGAAGCGGGTGAATCTTCATACATAGCATTAGAATGTGCCGTAAAGGATTTGCAGGAAAAGAAGATTGATGTTCTGGTTACTTTACCAATCAATAAAGATTCAATTCAGAGTGAGCAATTTAATTTTCCCGGTCACACTGAGTATCTTGAAGAAAGATTCGCAGCAGAAGGTGAAAAAGCCCTCATGATAATGGCTACACAAAATATGCGTGTAGCATTAGTGACTACTCATATTCCTCTTAAAGATGTTTCAGCATCACTTTCAAAAGAACTTATTGCAGAGAAAATAAGAACCCTGAATAATACACTTAAACGTGATTTCAGTATTGATGCCCCTCGAATTGCTGTACTCGGACTAAATCCCCATGCAGGAGAGAATGGTATGCTTGGCAATGAGGAAAATGAAATAATTGCTCCGGTAATAAGGGAAGCCCAAGAGGAATGGATATTATGTGCAGGGCCATATCCTCCGGATGGGTTCTTTGGTAGTGGAAGGTTCAAGGAGTTTGATGCTATACTGGCAATGTATCATGATCAGGGTTTAATTCCGTTTAAAACAATGGCAATGGATATGGGGGTTAATTATACTGCAGGACTTCCAATCGTTCGCACTTCGCCGGATCATGGTACCGCATACGATATTGCCGGTAAGAACGAAGCATCAGATGAATCATTCCGCCAGGCTATATATATGGCAATTGATATATACCGTAATCGCCATAATTATGATGAAGCACGTAAAAATCCACTTAAAAAGTTGTTTTACGACCGTGGAAGAGATGATGAAAAACTTGATCTTATGAAAGAGGAGTAG